The following proteins are co-located in the Aerosakkonema funiforme FACHB-1375 genome:
- a CDS encoding diacylglycerol kinase, which yields MSSKFRKSGYHPIRKIKVVLSRLRIAVATEFSVAYKVVLSVLILVISFSFRQWVDLTLIFFATGLMLVAELFNSALEALCDFWQERQDERIRTIKDISAAAVGISILVWAVTLILESSHLWSLLKR from the coding sequence ATGTCAAGCAAATTTCGTAAATCAGGTTATCATCCCATCCGCAAAATCAAAGTCGTCCTATCAAGGCTACGAATTGCTGTAGCCACTGAATTTAGTGTTGCTTACAAAGTCGTTCTGTCGGTATTAATCCTGGTCATTTCTTTTAGTTTTCGACAGTGGGTCGATCTGACTTTAATTTTTTTCGCAACGGGGCTGATGCTGGTCGCTGAATTATTTAATAGCGCGCTCGAGGCTTTGTGTGACTTTTGGCAGGAACGCCAGGATGAACGAATTCGTACAATTAAAGACATTTCTGCGGCTGCGGTTGGAATCAGTATTTTGGTATGGGCAGTTACTTTAATTCTTGAAAGTAGCCATCTTTGGTCTC
- a CDS encoding precorrin-8X methylmutase, producing MKTEHLTIKELTDAVGGGVTPRMVRHYHTLGLLPPVQRSEGNYRLYTQQDVQRLRRVIALKQQGFQLSHIRQLLDSQTEETVDPTLIAQLQQQYRCVIQQITRLRQTASALEGLLGRDLDCQITQAEALAQLKQLDVDAREGLGKLDQLWLDLDAETTTHPEAFHESLQHLLPDLSAYSEIAVHLLHQLVLACGDVSLVNSVRLSPNAIASARDALKAGCSVITDVPVVAAALDLPRLAHLGCAVETLIDDPHITGVSEAEQAFWNHDRWQQRLQQMQKGCVLAIGYAPSVLLTACKLIEQQQIQPALVIGMPIGFSHAPAAKRQLMTTQIPYITIEGSLGGGLLAAVTLNALVETLIAKPDCHCYLTRL from the coding sequence ATGAAGACCGAACACTTAACGATCAAAGAATTGACCGATGCGGTGGGAGGTGGCGTTACCCCTCGGATGGTGCGGCACTATCACACGCTTGGGTTGCTTCCTCCCGTGCAACGTTCAGAAGGCAACTACCGCCTTTACACTCAGCAGGATGTGCAACGATTACGGCGGGTGATCGCGCTGAAGCAGCAGGGGTTTCAGTTGTCCCACATTCGACAACTATTAGACAGCCAAACAGAAGAGACAGTAGATCCCACATTAATAGCTCAGTTGCAGCAGCAATATCGCTGTGTGATTCAACAAATTACCCGACTCCGCCAAACGGCATCGGCTTTGGAGGGATTGTTGGGGCGCGATCTAGACTGCCAAATCACCCAAGCCGAAGCTCTGGCACAACTGAAGCAATTGGACGTGGATGCTCGGGAAGGGTTGGGAAAGCTAGACCAACTTTGGCTCGATTTGGATGCCGAAACAACTACCCACCCAGAAGCGTTTCACGAATCCCTACAACACCTGCTGCCTGATTTGTCTGCTTACTCTGAGATCGCCGTCCATTTGCTGCATCAATTAGTGCTGGCGTGTGGCGATGTCAGTTTGGTGAACTCGGTTCGGTTAAGCCCAAATGCGATCGCTTCTGCACGGGATGCGTTGAAAGCAGGGTGTTCAGTCATAACAGATGTTCCGGTTGTCGCTGCTGCTCTCGATCTCCCTCGGTTAGCTCATTTAGGATGTGCGGTGGAAACGCTGATTGATGACCCTCACATTACTGGAGTCAGTGAAGCCGAGCAAGCTTTTTGGAATCACGATCGCTGGCAGCAGCGGTTACAACAGATGCAGAAGGGATGTGTGCTGGCGATCGGGTATGCCCCTTCCGTCTTGCTTACTGCTTGCAAGCTAATTGAGCAACAACAAATCCAACCTGCCCTCGTGATTGGAATGCCGATCGGTTTTAGTCATGCTCCGGCAGCCAAACGGCAATTGATGACAACACAAATTCCTTACATCACGATTGAGGGTAGTCTCGGTGGAGGACTTCTAGCCGCAGTGACGTTAAATGCTTTGGTGGAAACATTAATTGCCAAGCCAGATTGCCACTGCTATCTCACTCGTCTTTAG